The Aeromonas encheleia genomic sequence AAGTGCCTCGATGACAGCGTTATAACGAGAGCTGATATCATTAAGCTCGGTGGTTTTTTGACTGAGCTTGTCATTAAGTGGCTTGGACCTATCATTGACCGTCGTCGCAAAATTGCTTAATGGATTATTATCTTTAGCGTACGCATAGGAATGGTTTACCTGACTTAAGGCACCGGTATCCTTCTTGGTCGACACCAAGAAATCTCTAGCCGACAAAAATACTGGTTTATCGTTTCTCAAATCGGCTAACTCTGCTCTTAACTTGGTTCGGTACTCCTCACTAGAAATACCTAACTCACCGGCTTCATGATTCACAACACTGTTAACGTCAGCATCCCCTGTAACCAACAGGGCGTTTTTTCTTTCAATGGCAATCTCTTTCAGTAATTGATACTGAGGGTTATATTGACCATTCGCATCCTTCTTGACAAATTCCGCATGACTGCCGTAGCCATAAAGCTTATAGTCAAAAATATCTGTCCCTTTCCTGCCAACCTGCACGGTACCACTATGCTGCTGTGCTGTGCTTATTTCTGACTGTATGATCGAATATATTCTCAGCTCGGCGGTCAGCCTGCCCACGTCATTCTTAAGCACATCCCGCTTATTGCTATGGTTATTCATGGTGTCAAGAAACACCCCAATAACATCATCATCAATACGGTCAGGTGTGAGTGAGAAATG encodes the following:
- a CDS encoding virulence-associated V antigen is translated as MEISSYNKDPQIFLSDLGKVKLDDLQGGKSTLLKDLVDSLKEKKIKITATYDQKIDSAKFTDKVVSDDEELLKKVLAYFMPADSVNPGGQYDSQIKAGFEQFKKIITDAAAAGKTSYSLREFLAVTHFSLTPDRIDDDVIGVFLDTMNNHSNKRDVLKNDVGRLTAELRIYSIIQSEISTAQQHSGTVQVGRKGTDIFDYKLYGYGSHAEFVKKDANGQYNPQYQLLKEIAIERKNALLVTGDADVNSVVNHEAGELGISSEEYRTKLRAELADLRNDKPVFLSARDFLVSTKKDTGALSQVNHSYAYAKDNNPLSNFATTVNDRSKPLNDKLSQKTTELNDISSRYNAVIEALNRFIQKYESVMQQILQAI